ttttttttattcgttAAAAGGCGATAATGTAATTAAGATTGGTCCTGAAattgttgtgtttatttttccAGTGATGAAGAGATTTCTTTTCCTTGTGGTTTTATTCCTTGATGCAAAGGCCAACTACAGTGAGTCCGTttaatattacaacaaacaaaCGATACGATTTTGATTCGAGCTTTTCGCGACTCAGTTCAATTATCCCAGTGTTTAGAGAGCGTTTGTAGTTACTTGTTACAAGATATGAGAACAGtcagtcattttgctttatTCCGCTTTGTCCGCGTCATTACATTATTTTGGTTTAGACTTTTGCCTGGGGGTTAATCCCTTGGTAATAACGTCAATTATTGCAATTATTCACAGATGCCATATGCTTTATCCCCAGAAATTACTTTGACTTTATATTTAGTTTATGGTATTCCTGCGGTCTTAAGAACATGAGGGAGTTGAAAAATGGCTGTCATGCTGCTTTCCACGAGCGTTTGACATTTTGTTACGTTCCGTTGCCGTTGCAATTGTTTCCTAACTTTTATGCAACTGTAACCCAACAAAGCTTGTGGAAGACGTGAGAAGCCAAGGCctgggcacccaacgtcaactttcggaaaatatctgttcggaagacgattcgAGATgcagaattttcggaacatttgttgtaaaattccttgcttgcctgcctgtcctaggattttcgaccatctaaaacatggtataattgcccatgcatttttaacggattttaaccctaaaaaggtcacctagaattttcgggagcctttttttctggctgaaattttcgaaaaggcaagttttaatccctataattttcgcaTCACTAGACTCTGGAACAGATGAAatttttttaggggataaaaatatgcctatatctaccgtttaaatactaaaatacgtttaacaatacTATCAttaaactatattctcgttggggcCCATGACACCGTTCATTCCAATTTATTTCCTGGATTGAAATTGCCTCACACCAGTAACTCGTTCATCCTCATGACACATCTCATTCTAACCCATCTGTAGGATATGCTTCGACAATAGTGATGTGCAACTTGAACAAGATAGAATAATGGCGAAATACTTATGAATGcttaaagttttattttgaagtgacgtttttgttgccgtACGTAGCCGTCATTGTTTCTTGAACTCCTTATTTTGTAAGAAAGTACTGGCAACAGCCACTGCACCCCGCTATCGCTAGGAGAACTTGAAGTCATCTGAAAATTAACGCTAGCGTTAATTTTTCGTGCACCTATCATTTCTCGATCATTCCAAGCTTTTCTTTCTCATAGTCTCTCTGGCTCCAAGGGAAGGGAACAAGGCTGACCAGAAAATATTCAATATGTCTCCTGAGACCCCGCTAGTAACTAACACAAGGGACGTTTCTTTGCTTTTTACATAAGTTAAGGGTGACGGAAAAAGATAACCGTAAGCCGTAAAAGGTACCTCCCCCCCGTTAATAAGccaataataatgcattttgcCGCAGCCGTCGTCTTTTCTTGAACTGCAGAAAAGCTCCGCGGTAGGGAAGCGTTTAAACCGCATAGAGttcattctttgaaaaaaaaactgtcttaaTTGGAAACCTAATTGTCAGTACAGGGTGCATGCGAGTGTGAGGAACAAATATATAATCTGTCGTATCGAAGATATCTATCTAAAACTGGTGATAAATGGACAATACGGTCAACGCTCGTGTGCTCAGTAGACGACGGAACTTAGTtatgtttcagttttttttctcgCGTGTCTTATTTTGGTCGGCAGTTGTTTATGTTGTAATTAGACCGCACCGTATAAACACAATTGTAAAAACACGTCCTTTAACATCATTGCGTCACATAGGATAACTGGTTGAGCATGAATCGACAGTTTTAGTCTCTTATTGATTTGACTGTGGGACCTGACACAATATTCTCACATACCTTTATCAATGCACTGAGAAATGTAACATAAACATTGACGCATTAAAGCCGAAAACAGCAACATAACACTTCATCGAGTATTCTGTCGAGAGAAGGAGATTTTCAAGTTATAAGGACCGTCGTTATTTAGGTAATGCTAATAAAGTGAAGTAattttgttaactcatttttaTTAAGGTGTTTAATATTCTTCGTTTTACTTCTGTCACTCAAAATAGGAGAATGGATGATTACAAAAAGTTGAGGAAGTttatgtttcttttaattttcggTGTTATTCAAAACATCTTTAAACACTTTTCAGATAAAATAGAACTGTCAGAACTCATAGCAGGCGGTACTTTATACAGAGTTTGATAAGATATCGGAATTGAAGTCTTGACTTGAAGTCCGGCTtacttattttaaattattagttgACTTGTCAACTGGCCAACAATCTTTAATTGAAGGACCACTTTCGGTCTGTCAGGTAACCTTGATGACAACCTCTTTCGGCTGATCTTCAATTCATCTTGATGGCCGATCAAAGCCAAAATGTCTGAGGAGCTTAAGAACAAGTTTACGTCAAACGTTTGAGTAGAGTTAAACATTGCCACTGAATTCGTTCTCAATGTATGATGATGGCGAGGAGTTTTGATGTGCAAGATAATTTCAGTCCCTAAATTAAAGTGTCTTTTGTAAAATATAGCTCGGGAAAGCTTTGTTCGTGTGCAACCACTTTAGACTCTAATGTAAAATTGCCGAAGTGTAACGGTGCGAATGCCACAAGTGGCGAGTGTCGATCCTCGTTGACGAAATTGGGTGTGCGTGCACACTTATTCTGCGTTTCCTTTATTTCGTGCACTTTTGGATAGTAAAGTTTTAAACTGTTGAATCGAACGGGTTTGCGACGTAAAAGGAGATTAAAAAGCTGACATTTGATGCTTTAGTCCTTTTCAATTCAAGAGCCAACTCAAATGATATTAAATACAAGTAAGTAGCCTTTGATATAGTCGGCGTAAGGACCacaattgtttttcttcttcttcttcttcttcttcttcttcttaatattaatattaattattattattattattattattattattattgttattattattattattattattattattattattattattacttttaacCGTTTTGTTTGTTGCGTGCCAGGAATTTTATGAAATCTTGTAGGTAGTGCACTTCAGTTTCCATACTAAATTATTACCTCAGCAGACTTGTCTCTTCCATTCAAGATACAATAACTGGTATTGGTTGCCCGTAAGTTAGTCGGTAGAGAATGAAACTGTTTAATTTGACTCGCCGTAGtcaggtatatatatatattatattgcAAGATAATATTTACCAATACTGCAAGCCTGTATTGGTGCATGCGGAGTTTTTCTCACGATCAAAGCCACGCAAACGATCCTTATTCTGGTCTTGGAAACGCTGTATTATCAAACTACGAAAGGTTAACGCAAGACCGAAACCTCGAAAAATCAAAGGGAAGATTGAAATTTGGTTTTTGATGATGTAATCAACTTTGAAAGGGTGATTTTCTGTTAATTGCCATTCTTTAATTCGTTTTTACAGTTTGTTCAAAGTCTTTGGATATTCTCTTCGCTGTGGACGTGTCTGGTAGCATCGACGGTACCCAGTTCGATCAGACACAACAATTTCTCAGTGACTTGGTGGAAAAATTCACAATCCAAAGTCACGCTGCACGAATCGGGGTGTTTGCGTTCGATCACCTTCCGCATTTTTCGGAAGTGTCGAATCTGGATCATCCGGGAACTGTGTCGCTTGCCGGAGTCAAAGAACAAATAGCCAACTTGACATTCACTCAAGGGGCTACTTTGATAAACGTGGGCTTAGTAGAAGCTGGGAATGTCTTCAACCATTCATCTGTCCGCGACAATGTAAGTCGCGTAGTTGTGTTCCTAACAGATGGTGTAAATTATCGTGGTAGTGAAAGCTTGGTCCAACATGCCAACGATTTGAGAACGGTCAGTGAAATAAACTTTTTTCCCTttaccatagttaatcgaggggctggttatgaaaccttaaaccCTTCAAAaccgagaacaatgttgtcgcaattgatgttgaattgaccctgaccttgcacaatcttttgttttcgctttccacaggtttgcaaattagttgcatataatttaatcaaaggatttgattggttatcttctagaaaaaaagtgtgttttgtgcagggtcaaggccaaagataaggacaaaaacatgaagcaaaggaacttgtcgagtttcataaccagctcCACGCATTAACCATAccttttcctattttttagtcaacaaactttttaattagtttagagcgactttcgtatgatcttgaaaaagtgttcgcaatttgttcaacattaaaacaaaggtgcttcttattcccgccaaggaaactcctaatatgggcagtgaaacagttcgattgcccaatcacattactgcatttcaaatgacgtcaaagcgaaatgtcGATCTCTTTCCAGCAAGTTCCATGAACAGATGATGTTGTTCtctgagccaatgaaaattcgcgctcgttcgTTTTTGGTCCATATTAAAGGCaattaaagggccaccgacaaccacaagtctttgcgggcgtgcaagctatcggtgccattttctgtaatacagaaactagtatttcttgaaaagtcaaatttcaTCGCCTCACGTCATCGTGTTttggatgcccagtagcttcaaactttgttaatattttccttaatgtttaaatattgtatttttggcgttatttgggtgttgtgttcgtattaaaagcgaaatgaaaactgtgaagaaaggtcgtccgccgaggaaggaaaagcgccatgttatttggctcactacttcaaccttaagattatggaaggaaaggaggaaggcgtttggattaaaaaactaataacaaagagggcaaaattactgaatgctgattggtcaatgaagagggtattttttcttaattttgcttgagaagagggcaaaattactcgctcacgattggtcgagcgccaaaaattctcgctcctgattggctgaacgtacgtcttccacattcagttggtttcttctgtttgagcaaaacaacttcgtcttcatcgaagtttgtcttttaattcgcgctgcattcgccgaaaaggcataaagattaagaactagctttaaaagatgatctggaatttgaattttcgagtgacaagacgaagggcaaaagatttttttcatgaaaagcttaaaacttggatcgacttacatggcgcccggcgtagcgggattgtgtggttgaaaaacaaaatgattcctttcgtcaagggctttcagtttaccacgacatcttgcagctcaacgaaaaaggtcacagaacaatttgccattgacaggaggaacgagtacctcaaatttggtggatttctttggacaaactgtttgctatgtttacggatgcgtatttgcaagtggtaaaaacctacagcacaggtgaataaaataaattgaagcttaacatttggtttaatcgttcttacagttgttcacgaatgaaactcgtattttcctctcgagtggatgtaaataacaatcatctatactcgttttggacgcaaagaacaagttgacttgcttgtctgtttgtcagttgttttgcttccgagcgaacgagtgtttccgcttagctgtctgtttttcgaggtgcctcaacagtgttaagaaaattttgccctctatgttattaacaagtaatcgcaatgggtcctcgtaaaattaaggattaatatcacttgtgttttcagaagttgctgaaattgccctcgtcgctgcgcgactcgggcaatttcagcaacttctgaaaacacgcgtaatattaatccttaattttactcggccccatgcgattacctatacaaatagaAGAACGAATTCGCAGAAGTTCTTCTTCACGGGATGTTTCTGAAGCGAACCGGCCGATTCGATTTcccggataataacaacaacaaaggcgcgcaaaggacactggttgtcggtggccctttaaatGTTTTGCACTTTTGTTGACGTTCtatttttacgtttatttttcaaggtcacatgaaagtcgctctattgaAACAGCGTGAGCGACGTGCCGCACCCGAGTTTCCTCGCGCACTTGTCATACAATCACAgaccggttggctcagttggttgagcatcggactactaTGCGGGATGTCGCGGGATCAAAAGCTCCGGCCGGACACACACCtaagggtcttaaaataactgagaataATGTTCTGCATTTGTAatgtcatctgcaaatggtttgatTCTCCATTCTTCTTGGATAAGAACGATAAACCGTGGGTCCCTTCTCGAAACCCCtcaatattagggacctttagatcggaagACATGGTCGACTACAAGCACGAATTTTCCGTACTCAGCATGCGCATAAgttttggaggccgacatttttcaaagtgcgcgtgctcagaacggaaaacttgtAGTCGTCTTCGTCCTctgatctaaaggtccctaatgttcCTGACCCTGTGGCACGTACCTCTCATGTGCAATAGCTTTATGAAACATTGATTCAGAATTTTATATTGTGTCTTCAAtaatataaagatattttggtttttattctcttttttttagtacaagaacgtctaattttgtgGCTGAGACTGaactttttaattgttttttttttttttgcaatttgagCTTCAAGCGTGCTTAACATGTTCTTAAAACGTTGTGTAGCATACAAAGTTTGAATACAAACTGagttaatgatgaaatgatgtatgaattggatcatatattaactgcggacatgaaatcaagtgaagctatgatcttcgcagttatgaacacaatttttgcaattgcgtagagaagcctgaaaatttcaggacttcaacggggtttgaacccgtgacctcgcgattccggtgcgacgctctaaccaactgagctatgaagccactgacgttgagaaCTGGTCATTTGCAGGtacaaatgttcccgtgaggaatgaatccacgatgaaatgatatatgagtTGGATCATATATGAATACGAACTGCGCATATGaaatcacttgatttcatatccgcagttcatatatgatccaattcatatatcaATTCATCGTTTGAATTGGATATATGAGTATCCCTTCGGAAGAGACGTCGAGGAAACAGATTTTTGGACAAGTACTGAGTTTATTAAGTCTATGTTTTACGTTTTTGTCAAActacaaaggaaagaaaataacatAAGTTACAAAGTTTCCCAAAACACAACTAACTACTAGAAAAGCCAAGGGATACAAGAAAACTACTTACAATTCTGGTTGCCTTCTCTTCTGAATTTATGAGGCGAGGCACGTATCTATTTATACTCTCACAAAAATATGCGTGATATGTAAAACACGTTTCTTTTCACACGTACCTATTATTCCTTTTATAAGTTCCATCTTTATGCCAAAAATATATGCGTTATGCAAAACACTTCCCCCCAGTGCGGAGGTATAATTAAATTTCCATTAATTAGACTGAGCAGCTTAATTTGACGTGTTTATTTACTTAAGTCGGGTTATCTAATTCTTCTTTGGTAGCAATTAGGCATAATTTGTGAATAGGTCTGTCGTAGACTGCATTTGCTGGTTTGAGCTTTCTACTGAATTCGTACTTGAGAAGTTGGTTAAGTACTTGAACATTCATCTTCCATCTTAACTGGATTGAGTCTGGGAGGATATCGTCCCAAGAGTAACCTGTGTTCCATAGTTCTTGTAGAGCAATTCTGAACTCGATGGTTGTTGGGATTACGAGTCCTATTGGATCCCATAGTTGTGCAAGATATGCTAGGTAATTCCTCTTTGTGATTGGACTCTCACTTGTAGCAATTTCAttctttttgaaagaaaatgtatCCTTTGCTTTGTTCCACTTGTGACCAAGAAAATCCACGACAGTTTTATCTGACTGATCAATGTTCTGGTTGTTCGAGTTCCACTGTTTGACTTGAAAGCAGCCTGTGGCAAGTATGGAATCTATCTCGTTTGTGATTTGCTTgcttctttcttcattttcttgagaTCCTCCAATGTCATCGACATAGACATGTTTACGGAGTTCTTCAGCAGCTTCTGGGAATCGATCTTGCGAAGCTTTTGCCAAGGTGTTGATAGCTCCAGCAGCGATGTCTGGGGCCGGTTTGTCTCCGAAGTTCAACCTTTTCCACTGATAAATTCTAGCCATCTCATTTTCGTTTGGTCTCCATAAGAAACGGTGAAAGACTTGATCTTCTGGATGGATCATCACTTGGTTGAACATCTTACGGACGTCTCCGGTATATGCTACATTATCATACCACCAAGCCATTAACACGTTTAATAAACTGTTAATGTAGTTCGGTCCTTTTTCCAGGTAGTCATTGAGGGATTTTCCGTTTGGGCCTTTCGCACTTGCATCAAATACTAGTCTGACTTGGGTTGTTCTGTCGGGCGTGAACACCACTTGTAAAGGAAGATACCATTCTGGCTGATTGTGATTCACATCTGAAGGGGGTATTTCCGTGATGAAGTCTAGTTCTACCAGCTTTTGTACCTCAGAGTCGATTATTTCGGTGCAATCCTTTTTCTTGAAAGACTTTTCAGAGGAAATCATTCTCTTGTAAGCAGCGTCGTAGTTAGATTCATTTGGAGGTCCATCTTCTCTCCAAGGCATTCGAACTTGTACCCTTCCGTCGACGATTTTGGTGGACTCCGAAATCGATTTGATAAACTTGTTCTCCTGGAGATCGCTATCTCTACATGTACAAAGTTCGGTTGGTCTTACTCCCATCAAATCTTGTGTTAGAAGTTTCTTCATGTCCTCTAGCACGCTGACTGTTCCAACATCCACTGAACTAATTCTTGTCGACTGCTGATTTACTGGACCGGCAAATGGTCCCGAAGCAATTTCGTTTAGCTATCGGCTCTCCACTTTTCCCTGAGATCACATGCACATCATTGAAAGCGTCTGCAAAATCTGTACCAATCAACAAGTCTACTGTTCCGCCTGATAAATGCAAATTGTTTGAGATTGGTTTTAAATGAGGATAACTATCTAATACCGTTCTTGAGACCGTTCTTGCTGAAATGCATGGCTTGTTAATGGCATAAGCTTGCATAGATTTCTGAACGCTTTGTTCCAGAGTCGAGGAAACAGCTAGATCGATGAGCTCTGATTCCTCAGACTTTTTTTGACCGCCTGCGAGGTTCATCGTGAGATGTGTTTTGTAACCACGAATCCCgagtttctttgcaagattCTTCGAGATGAAACTTGTGTTTGAACCACTATCGAGCATAGCTAATACTTCGATGTAATTTCCGTCTTTGTCTTTTATCTTCACCATTTGGACAGGGCAAATAGTGAGAACGCTTCTTTTCCcttgaatattgtaattacaGGCTTCTTGGCTTGTATTTGAAGCTGTTGCGTTTTCCGGATCTTGCCTGGATTCTCTCGTTGACGTGTCTTCGTTATGTAGGGAAcggtgatggcgtcgagtgcaTTTGTTGCAAGTAGTGCCATCAGGTTTTTTGCAAATGTTCGTGTGATGAGCTCTTAGGCATTTCCTGCAacgattgttttgttttacgatTTCCCATCTTCGGTTTACATCTACCTTTTGGTAAGTGGGACATGCTGAAAGTAGGTGTCTTATTTCGCATCCAAGCGGGCATTTCTCGTCGGTATTTGTCTCGCTTTCATTGGCATGATTATCGGAACGAATGCCTGAATTACTTCGTTGATAATTAGTTTCTCTTTTGATTCGCGATCGTAGACTTGCTTCATTCAGTAGCCAATCAATCAGATTTGACACGTTTTCTCCTTTACCCGTGCGTTGCATTTCGCGGCCAAATTCAACATTGTCATTTCCATCTAATTTGGACAGTAATTGTGACATGACAAAGAGAGCTTCAGAGGAACTTGTTACAGGACAACCGTTTTGTTCCATGTTATTTACGAAGCTTTGGATTCTTGATGCGTAACGAGAAAGTGAGAATGAGTCGCTTTTGACAGGTCTGAGATTAGTAATTTCATTCAGCAACGTgtccattaattttctttcatcacCAAATTccgtatctagaattttccACGCCTGCTCTATGGACGTACTTGGCTTGACTTGATCGGACCAAAAGGAGTTCTTTGGAAGCGCTTTTCTGAGTCGCTGAAGCTGTTCGTCATCGTCTTGCTTGTATTTAATCATCCAATATGTAAATTCGCGTTTCCAAGTGGCATAAGTTTTCCTGTTGCCATCCCATGTCGGAACTGACAATTTCTCAAGTCCTTGATTAGAGTTCTTTTGCGAGCCTAACACTTCGGTCATTTTTGTCACTGCTTCTGCCATAACATCAAGCGCATTGTGTTCTACGGACGATTTTTTAACATTCCACGCCTTTTGATAAGTTGCGAATTTTTCACTGCAATGTAGAAAATCAACTTTGACTTTTTCTCCGAGCTCTCGATTAGCTTTCATTAATTCTTCCGCGCCTTCTGTGCTAGCTTcacacaactttttttttttacctttgtttGGCTGACAAACTCGACTGTCCTGAATGCTGTATGATTCTTTGCTGTCCTGAGCTTTCACTGCCTTTTGTCCCGAGCTTGTCTCGTTCTCTGGGCCGTTCGTGGGCTTCAGACTTGAACCATTGGATTCTTGAGCTTGTGCCGTCGTCGTCTGCTCCTTTCTTGAACAGAACTTTTGACTGAATTGGATATATGAGTATCCCTTCGGAAGAGACGTCGAGGAAACAGATTTTTGGACAAGTACTGAGTTTATTAAGTCTATGTTTTACGTTTTTGTCAAActacaaaggaaagaaaataacatAAGTTACAAAGTTTCCCAAAACACAACTAACTACTAGAAAAGCCAAGGGATACAAGAAAACTACTTACAATTCTGGTTGCCTTCTCTTCTGAATTTATGAGGCGAGGCACGTTTCTATTTATACTCTCACAAAAATATGCGTGATATGTAAAACACGTTTCTTTTCACACGTACCTATTATTCCTTTTATAAGTTCCATCTTTATGCCAAAAATATAtgcgttatgcaaaacatcgttgattcattcctcacgggaacatttgtacccacaaatgaccagctcccacgTAGACTCTCAGCCTGAAGCTTTTCTTAGAAGTTTAGTTAATTAATCTCAGGGCCAACGctcttataaaaaaggttcttatagagtggttttcaattgagtgtcgaaagtaattagataattactttggctttgcattacttcactcagtgattggttcaaagttctcgcgccacttttttaaccaatcagaagtgaaaccaaaaccaatcgtagctcgcgcgtgcactttttcccgcgctttgtgtcggctacgtgtaatttctttgagttttgattggtttactggattgtcttcgtcctttttgattggccaaggtaattactttggttttggttttacgacagtcatttgaaaaccgctctaaaaaaaagagtgtaattAGTCAACCTTCTTTTATTTGTGATGTTTCTCCTTTAGATATTTAATGCTCGAATCATAAGCTTGGGAACTGGCGCAGAAAACATCGTCGACGAAGAAGCTCTGAATGTTTTAGTTGGTCCGGGAAAACCTCATCAGATCATTCTTTTAGACTTCAAGAAAAAATCCTGCAGCAATGACGATGAGGATGGTAGCGATGAGGAGGGAGAAGGCCCTGATGACGAAAGCGGCTCCTCGGATGAAGAGAGCTGCGTAACCAAACTGGACCAAGCAGCATCATTAATCTGCGCATAGGCTCGCGTTAGAGTTTTtaatttactgaaaaaaaaaaaggaaattagtGTATATGAAGGATATTAACTAAGTTGATTCAGAAACTCTCCAAAGTTTAAAAACGCTTCTAGGCCAAAAAATTGTTGACAATGCCGGCTTAAGGTAATAGCGACTTTTAGATAAAA
Above is a window of Montipora capricornis isolate CH-2021 chromosome 6, ASM3666992v2, whole genome shotgun sequence DNA encoding:
- the LOC138052748 gene encoding thrombospondin-related anonymous protein-like translates to MMKRFLFLVVLFLDAKANYICSKSLDILFAVDVSGSIDGTQFDQTQQFLSDLVEKFTIQSHAARIGVFAFDHLPHFSEVSNLDHPGTVSLAGVKEQIANLTFTQGATLINVGLVEAGNVFNHSSVRDNVSRVVVFLTDGVNYRGSESLVQHANDLRTIFNARIISLGTGAENIVDEEALNVLVGPGKPHQIILLDFKKKSCSNDDEDGSDEEGEGPDDESGSSDEESCVTKLDQAASLICA